One Antarctobacter heliothermus DNA segment encodes these proteins:
- a CDS encoding DUF2937 family protein, whose translation MILRLLTLVGGLAGAAGLSQFPEYSQQYMQRLGGAVDELGRQVTRYEEDAARVGLPLDAYLVALGDEGEMAHTQSRNMASDIARHDRLSTALNQLEGAGPFMRARLAFDMMPDGEVAARALETFKPAVPVTFEGAVFAGAGFLSGWAALALAFAILRRSLRMLWGTLGGRGQRPNQTEA comes from the coding sequence ATGATCTTACGACTCCTGACACTTGTAGGTGGGCTGGCCGGGGCTGCGGGTCTGTCGCAGTTTCCCGAATATTCCCAGCAGTACATGCAACGTCTTGGCGGTGCCGTGGATGAGCTGGGACGCCAAGTCACGCGATACGAAGAGGATGCGGCGCGCGTTGGCCTGCCGTTGGATGCCTATCTGGTCGCCCTCGGAGATGAGGGAGAGATGGCACATACGCAATCGCGTAATATGGCCTCGGACATTGCGCGGCATGATCGGCTGTCCACCGCGCTGAACCAATTGGAAGGCGCGGGGCCGTTCATGCGGGCGCGGCTGGCCTTTGACATGATGCCCGACGGTGAAGTTGCCGCGCGCGCTTTGGAAACCTTCAAGCCGGCGGTACCCGTGACCTTTGAGGGCGCTGTATTTGCCGGGGCAGGGTTCCTGTCGGGCTGGGCGGCACTGGCGCTGGCCTTTGCGATCCTGCGGCGATCCTTGCGGATGCTGTGGGGCACCCTTGGCGGGCGCGGGCAACGGCCCAACCAGACCGAAGCCTGA
- a CDS encoding putative PEP-binding protein, whose amino-acid sequence MSTPTHGGRAKCLQRLVRLDLPVPRTVALSFDAVHRIAAGRFPDMPALVDAFEPETLLCVRPSSEDPDWGGPGAILNIGMNDARYVDLADRIGQDAAAGLYLRFVQAYAIHVARLDPDLFDEIEDTGAAGLSAALRAYEEEAEETFPQDPARQLREVLRSMARAWEGTSARLLRQAKGAPVDAGLGLVVQEMALGLGQGRGETGSGVLQLVNSDTGQRLITGRYLSQSQGREALQGGSESLYLTRDPRGPSLEELAPQAFAALTSHADLMRRRLRAEMQIEFTLQNGQLHILDGVRVNASSRAALAIAVRLAEEGIISQEDAVLRIEPRAVSELLHRQVAPEARREVIGRGVAASPGAATGRLVFSSSEAQASAARNEPCILVRRETSPEDVRGMHAAVGVLTERGGMTSHAAVIGRGLGLPCVVGAARLHFNPQRKTFQGEDGQTYREGDVITLDGTSGQVLRGSPEMVEAALDEAFNTLMGWADAARDIGVRANADTPADAATARNFAAEGIGLCRTEHMFFETDRITPMREMIFADTVEDRQAALALLLPMQRNDFTELFRIMEGLPVCIRLFDPPLHEFLPTDRAGLRDLAEALNLPVSDVTRRVEAMGEYNPMLGLRGVRLGITVPEIYDMQTRAIFEATLDASREGAPVVPEIMLPLVSAKREVELVRTRIEAVAAAVRTERGRDFTYRMGVMVETPRACLRADEIAPYSHFLSFGTNDLTQMTYGLSRDDAGRFMSDYVQQGVFSEDPFHVLDVDGVGELLATGVQRGRSTNKTVTLSICGEHGGNPESIAFCRAAGMDYVSCSPFRVPVARLAAAHLALRDRGLTSG is encoded by the coding sequence ATGTCCACGCCGACCCATGGCGGACGCGCGAAATGCCTTCAGCGTCTCGTACGGCTGGATCTGCCGGTTCCACGCACCGTGGCGCTGTCATTCGATGCCGTCCACCGCATCGCCGCCGGACGGTTTCCCGACATGCCCGCCCTGGTCGATGCCTTTGAACCAGAGACTCTGCTCTGCGTGCGCCCCTCCTCCGAAGACCCCGATTGGGGCGGACCCGGTGCGATCCTCAACATCGGCATGAACGACGCCCGCTATGTCGATCTGGCCGACCGCATTGGTCAGGACGCCGCCGCCGGGCTCTACCTGCGGTTTGTGCAGGCCTATGCCATCCATGTCGCACGTCTGGACCCCGACCTGTTCGATGAGATCGAGGACACCGGCGCCGCCGGGCTTAGCGCCGCCTTGCGCGCATATGAGGAAGAGGCCGAGGAAACCTTTCCCCAAGACCCCGCGCGCCAGCTGCGTGAGGTTCTGCGTAGCATGGCCCGCGCATGGGAGGGCACCTCTGCCCGCCTGTTGCGACAGGCCAAGGGCGCGCCGGTCGACGCGGGTCTTGGGCTGGTGGTGCAGGAAATGGCACTGGGGCTGGGACAGGGGCGCGGCGAAACTGGATCTGGCGTGCTGCAACTGGTCAATTCGGACACCGGCCAGCGCCTGATCACCGGACGCTACCTCAGCCAAAGTCAGGGACGCGAGGCCCTGCAGGGCGGCAGCGAAAGCCTGTACCTGACCCGCGACCCGCGCGGCCCCTCGCTAGAGGAACTGGCCCCGCAGGCCTTTGCCGCACTCACCAGCCATGCCGATCTCATGCGCCGACGGTTGCGCGCCGAAATGCAGATCGAATTCACCCTTCAGAACGGCCAGTTACACATCCTCGACGGTGTGCGGGTCAACGCCTCGTCCCGCGCGGCGCTTGCGATTGCAGTGCGCCTAGCCGAAGAGGGAATCATTAGCCAGGAAGACGCAGTCCTGCGGATCGAACCCCGCGCCGTCAGCGAGCTGTTGCACCGCCAGGTTGCCCCCGAAGCGCGCCGTGAGGTCATCGGGCGCGGTGTTGCGGCATCTCCGGGCGCAGCCACCGGGCGGCTGGTTTTTTCCTCGTCCGAGGCGCAGGCCAGCGCGGCGCGCAACGAACCCTGTATCCTTGTCCGCCGCGAAACCTCGCCCGAGGACGTGCGGGGCATGCATGCGGCGGTAGGTGTGCTGACCGAACGGGGCGGCATGACCAGCCACGCCGCCGTTATCGGACGTGGCCTTGGCCTGCCCTGCGTCGTCGGCGCCGCGCGGCTGCATTTCAACCCGCAGCGCAAGACGTTTCAGGGCGAAGACGGCCAAACATACCGCGAAGGCGATGTGATCACACTGGACGGCACCTCTGGTCAGGTGCTGCGCGGCAGTCCCGAAATGGTGGAGGCGGCGCTGGATGAGGCGTTCAACACGCTGATGGGCTGGGCGGATGCGGCGCGCGACATCGGGGTGCGGGCCAATGCCGACACCCCCGCCGATGCCGCCACCGCGCGCAACTTTGCCGCCGAGGGCATTGGTCTTTGCCGGACCGAACACATGTTCTTTGAAACCGACCGCATCACCCCGATGCGTGAGATGATCTTTGCCGACACGGTCGAGGACCGACAGGCCGCGCTTGCGCTATTGCTACCCATGCAACGCAATGACTTTACAGAGCTTTTTCGCATCATGGAGGGGCTTCCTGTCTGTATCCGGCTGTTCGATCCGCCCCTGCACGAATTCCTGCCCACCGACCGCGCCGGTCTGCGCGATCTGGCAGAGGCGCTGAACCTTCCGGTCTCGGACGTGACCCGCCGGGTCGAGGCGATGGGCGAATACAACCCCATGCTGGGCCTGCGCGGCGTGCGTCTGGGGATCACCGTGCCGGAAATCTACGACATGCAGACACGCGCCATCTTCGAGGCCACGCTGGACGCCAGCCGCGAGGGCGCGCCAGTGGTGCCAGAGATCATGTTGCCGCTGGTGTCCGCCAAACGCGAGGTCGAACTGGTCCGCACAAGGATTGAGGCGGTCGCCGCCGCGGTGCGCACCGAACGTGGACGTGACTTTACCTATCGCATGGGCGTGATGGTCGAGACACCCCGCGCCTGCCTGCGCGCCGATGAAATTGCGCCCTATTCACATTTTCTGTCCTTCGGCACCAACGATCTGACCCAGATGACCTACGGCCTGTCGCGTGACGACGCCGGGCGGTTCATGTCGGATTATGTGCAGCAGGGTGTGTTCAGCGAAGACCCGTTTCATGTGCTCGATGTCGACGGCGTGGGCGAGTTGCTCGCCACGGGCGTGCAACGCGGGCGGTCTACAAACAAGACTGTCACCCTGTCGATCTGCGGCGAGCACGGCGGCAACCCCGAATCGATTGCATTTTGCAGAGCCGCAGGAATGGATTACGTCAGCTGTTCGCCGTTTCGTGTGCCGGTCGCCCGGCTTGCCGCCGCACACCTTGCGCTGCGTGACCGGGGCCTGACCTCAGGCTGA
- the proS gene encoding proline--tRNA ligase gives MRLSRYFLPVLKETPSEAQIVSHRYMLRAGMIKQASAGIYSWLPLGFKVLRKIEDIVHQEQARAGHIAMLMPTLQSADLWRESGRYDDYGAEMLRMSDRHGRDMLYGPTNEELITDIFRSHVGSYKDLPLTLYHVQWKFRDEIRPRFGVMRGREFLMKDGYNFDLTKEDALHAYNRHLVSYLRTYERMGLQAIPMRADSGPIGGDDTHEFLVLAETGESEVFYDSQITDLKFGDREIDFDSHEQCQAVLEEFTSRYARTDETHDETLFNQIPEERRRTARGIEVGQIFYFGTKYSEPMGATVQDSDGNKVPVHMGSHGIGVSRLLGAIIEASHDDKGIIWPEGVTPFHAGIVNLKQGDAEADAACEALYASLTALGLEPLYDDRNERAGGKFATMDLIGLPWRITVGPRGLKNGVVELTSRRTGESEELAPEQAVERIAAIYKKVLPGS, from the coding sequence ATGCGCCTGTCCCGCTATTTCCTGCCCGTTCTCAAGGAAACGCCCTCCGAGGCGCAGATCGTCAGCCACCGCTACATGCTCCGCGCGGGCATGATCAAACAGGCCAGCGCCGGGATCTATTCCTGGCTGCCGCTCGGCTTCAAGGTGCTGCGCAAGATCGAGGACATCGTCCATCAGGAACAGGCCCGCGCCGGCCATATCGCGATGCTGATGCCCACTCTGCAAAGCGCCGACCTCTGGCGCGAAAGCGGCCGCTATGACGACTACGGCGCCGAGATGCTGCGCATGTCCGACCGCCATGGCCGCGACATGCTGTACGGTCCCACCAACGAAGAGCTGATCACCGATATCTTCCGCAGCCATGTCGGCAGCTACAAGGACTTGCCGCTGACCCTCTACCACGTCCAGTGGAAATTCCGTGACGAGATCCGCCCGCGTTTCGGCGTGATGCGCGGCCGCGAATTCCTGATGAAGGACGGCTACAACTTTGACCTCACCAAAGAGGACGCGCTGCACGCCTATAACCGGCATCTCGTCAGCTATCTGCGCACCTATGAACGCATGGGCCTGCAGGCGATCCCGATGCGCGCGGACTCTGGCCCCATCGGCGGCGACGACACGCATGAATTCCTTGTGCTGGCCGAGACGGGCGAGTCCGAGGTCTTTTACGACAGCCAGATCACCGACCTGAAATTTGGGGATCGTGAGATCGATTTCGACAGCCATGAACAATGTCAGGCCGTGCTGGAGGAATTCACCTCGCGCTATGCCCGCACCGATGAAACCCACGACGAGACGCTGTTCAACCAGATCCCCGAAGAACGCCGCCGCACCGCGCGCGGTATCGAGGTCGGCCAGATCTTCTATTTCGGCACCAAGTATTCCGAACCGATGGGGGCCACCGTTCAGGACAGCGACGGCAACAAGGTGCCGGTCCACATGGGGTCGCACGGCATCGGCGTGTCGCGCCTGTTGGGCGCGATCATCGAGGCCAGCCATGACGACAAGGGCATCATCTGGCCCGAGGGCGTGACCCCCTTCCACGCCGGGATCGTGAACCTGAAACAGGGCGACGCCGAGGCCGACGCCGCCTGTGAGGCGCTGTATGCCTCGCTGACCGCTTTGGGGCTAGAGCCGCTCTACGATGACCGCAACGAACGTGCGGGCGGTAAGTTCGCGACGATGGACCTGATCGGTTTGCCGTGGCGGATCACCGTTGGCCCACGCGGTCTGAAAAACGGCGTGGTCGAGCTGACTTCGCGCCGCACGGGTGAAAGCGAAGAACTGGCGCCCGAACAGGCTGTTGAGCGGATCGCGGCGATTTACAAAAAGGTGCTGCCGGGGTCATGA
- a CDS encoding serine hydrolase domain-containing protein: MLRALCLAVLWAMPLAAQSERVALEWGRWLAAEGNPPGALVFTLAGTELLAQESGASVDVPLPLPLASNSKAITALCAVALVDAGKMHWNDTVGDWIEGGGSVTLAELVTHTSGYWPDSTQGLMADWRGDTTRRWQEVTANVLDRPKQEGTRGTFRYNNENYAVLGLVIEEVADDWYDAACRARVLDPLGITTADLSPDYGGFGPWGGWQMSVRDYAHFMNGAYAGADPLSTPHADMGDSVSYGLGMVFRSGRGQANHWHFGALCFEDAGLGTFAVNWAGRYTIVAAYRACVDWEAMAALDNTLVRAVFAD; the protein is encoded by the coding sequence ATGCTGAGGGCGCTCTGTCTCGCTGTGCTTTGGGCGATGCCGCTTGCCGCGCAATCCGAACGTGTTGCGCTGGAATGGGGCCGCTGGCTGGCGGCAGAGGGCAATCCGCCCGGTGCGCTGGTCTTTACCCTGGCCGGGACCGAACTGCTGGCACAGGAGAGCGGCGCGTCTGTTGATGTTCCGCTGCCGCTGCCGCTGGCCAGCAACTCCAAGGCGATCACCGCGCTGTGCGCCGTCGCGCTGGTGGACGCGGGCAAGATGCATTGGAACGACACCGTCGGGGACTGGATCGAGGGGGGCGGGTCGGTCACGCTGGCAGAGCTTGTAACCCATACCTCGGGGTATTGGCCGGACAGCACCCAAGGGCTGATGGCGGACTGGCGCGGGGACACCACACGGCGCTGGCAAGAGGTCACGGCCAACGTGCTGGATCGCCCCAAGCAGGAGGGCACGCGCGGCACCTTCCGCTATAATAATGAGAATTACGCGGTCCTTGGTCTGGTGATCGAAGAGGTTGCGGACGACTGGTACGATGCCGCCTGCCGCGCCCGCGTGCTGGACCCGCTGGGGATCACCACGGCGGACCTATCGCCCGACTATGGTGGCTTTGGCCCTTGGGGCGGCTGGCAGATGTCGGTGCGTGACTACGCCCACTTCATGAACGGCGCATATGCAGGCGCGGACCCGTTGTCCACGCCCCATGCGGATATGGGCGATAGCGTGTCCTACGGGTTGGGCATGGTGTTTCGCTCTGGCAGGGGGCAGGCAAACCACTGGCATTTCGGCGCGCTGTGTTTTGAGGATGCGGGGCTGGGCACGTTTGCGGTCAACTGGGCCGGACGCTACACGATTGTCGCGGCCTATCGGGCCTGCGTCGACTGGGAGGCAATGGCGGCGCTGGACAACACGCTGGTGCGGGCCGTTTTCGCCGATTGA
- the folP gene encoding dihydropteroate synthase: MCVYFRPIVRFDGPRPAEAIDLAGGPGWFSHAVRLSRDRAPQTVSVDEIPDDFRERLSAPRTPMAGLVFDQPRVMGILNVTPDSFSDGGLHQTASQAVQRAHEMAAAGADIIDIGGESTRPGALTVPHEAEIARVEPVITALSRELATPISIDTRKSSVAEAAVRAGAALVNDVSGFTFDPMLARYCRDHGLPVCVMHARGDPETMQSDPRYDDVLLDVYDFLAAQVAMLVETGIPRSRILVDPGIGFGKRIEHNLTILQNIALFHGIGCAVLVGASRKRFIGTISGAETPAERTFGSVAVAQAVAAQGVQVVRVHDVTETAQALAVWRAIAQGTYP; encoded by the coding sequence ATGTGCGTTTATTTTCGCCCGATTGTCCGTTTTGACGGCCCCCGCCCTGCCGAGGCGATTGACCTTGCTGGCGGGCCCGGCTGGTTTTCCCATGCTGTCCGCCTATCCCGCGATCGCGCGCCGCAAACTGTCTCCGTCGACGAGATCCCCGACGACTTTCGCGAACGACTTTCGGCACCGCGCACGCCGATGGCTGGGCTGGTGTTTGACCAGCCGCGCGTGATGGGCATTCTCAATGTCACGCCAGACAGTTTCTCGGACGGGGGCCTGCACCAGACCGCCTCTCAGGCCGTTCAGCGCGCGCATGAAATGGCCGCTGCCGGCGCTGACATCATAGATATCGGCGGCGAAAGCACCCGCCCGGGGGCCTTGACCGTCCCGCATGAGGCAGAGATCGCCCGGGTCGAGCCGGTGATCACCGCACTCAGCCGCGAACTCGCCACACCGATCTCGATCGACACACGCAAATCCTCGGTGGCAGAGGCCGCCGTGCGCGCGGGTGCGGCATTGGTCAACGATGTTTCCGGGTTCACTTTTGACCCGATGCTGGCGCGGTATTGCCGCGACCACGGGCTGCCCGTCTGCGTGATGCATGCGCGCGGCGATCCCGAAACCATGCAGAGCGACCCGCGCTATGACGACGTATTGCTGGACGTGTATGACTTTCTGGCCGCGCAGGTTGCCATGCTGGTGGAAACCGGCATTCCCCGTTCCCGCATCCTGGTCGATCCGGGCATCGGTTTTGGCAAGCGGATCGAACACAACCTGACGATCCTGCAAAACATCGCGCTGTTCCACGGGATCGGCTGCGCCGTTCTGGTCGGCGCGTCGCGCAAACGGTTCATCGGCACGATCAGCGGTGCAGAAACACCTGCAGAGCGCACCTTTGGATCAGTCGCCGTGGCGCAGGCCGTTGCCGCGCAGGGCGTGCAGGTTGTCCGCGTCCATGATGTCACTGAAACCGCGCAGGCGCTTGCCGTCTGGCGGGCCATTGCACAAGGAACCTATCCATGA
- the glmM gene encoding phosphoglucosamine mutase: protein MSRTLFGTDGVRGTANAYPMTAELALMLGAAVGRYFRNEHSGVHRVVIGKDTRLSGYMFENALTAGLTSTGMNALLLGPVPTPAVGLLTTSMRADLGIMISASHNPAADNGIKFFGPDGFKLSDDVEAEIEAMVLAGVRPAQPNNIGRARRIDDGRFRYQERVKGTLPSGLRLDGIKVVVDCANGAAYKTAPEVLWELGADVVTVGTDPNGLNINDNCGSTKPAAAAEAVRRHGADVGLCLDGDADRILMIDENGRVADGDQFMALLAARWAEEDRLKGGTLVATVMSNLGLERFLGDRGLRLERTKVGDRYVVEAMRAGGWNLGGEQSGHIVMTDYATTGDGLMAGLQFLAEMVRTGKKASDLAQSFERVPQLLKNVRYGDGPLPLDADNVKKAIRDAEGLLTGKGRLLIRKSGTEPLIRVMAECEDEDLLSQVVNGIVAEVEAVA from the coding sequence ATGAGCCGCACGCTTTTTGGCACCGACGGTGTTCGCGGAACCGCCAATGCATATCCCATGACCGCAGAGTTGGCCCTGATGCTGGGCGCCGCGGTCGGACGGTATTTTCGCAACGAACACAGCGGCGTGCACCGGGTTGTCATAGGCAAGGACACGCGGCTGTCTGGTTACATGTTCGAAAACGCGTTGACCGCCGGTCTGACCTCGACCGGGATGAACGCGCTGCTGTTGGGTCCGGTCCCCACGCCCGCCGTGGGTCTGCTGACCACCTCTATGCGCGCCGATCTGGGCATCATGATTTCCGCCAGCCACAATCCCGCCGCCGACAACGGGATCAAGTTTTTTGGCCCCGACGGGTTCAAGCTGTCCGATGATGTCGAGGCCGAAATCGAGGCCATGGTTCTGGCAGGCGTGCGCCCTGCACAACCTAACAATATCGGCCGCGCGCGACGCATCGACGATGGCCGCTTTCGCTATCAGGAACGGGTCAAAGGCACCTTGCCATCGGGTTTGCGGCTGGACGGGATCAAGGTGGTGGTGGATTGCGCCAACGGTGCCGCCTACAAGACCGCGCCAGAAGTCCTGTGGGAACTGGGTGCCGATGTGGTGACCGTGGGTACAGACCCCAACGGTCTGAACATCAACGACAATTGCGGATCGACCAAACCGGCGGCTGCGGCAGAGGCGGTGCGCCGCCACGGTGCGGACGTGGGTCTGTGTCTGGATGGCGATGCCGACCGCATCCTGATGATCGACGAAAACGGGCGCGTGGCCGACGGCGATCAGTTCATGGCGCTGTTGGCGGCCCGCTGGGCCGAAGAGGACCGCCTGAAGGGCGGCACCCTGGTCGCCACGGTGATGTCGAACCTCGGCCTGGAACGGTTTCTGGGGGATCGCGGTTTGCGACTGGAACGGACCAAGGTCGGCGACCGCTATGTGGTCGAGGCGATGCGCGCGGGCGGCTGGAACCTTGGCGGGGAACAGTCGGGCCATATCGTGATGACCGATTACGCCACCACCGGCGACGGGCTGATGGCGGGGCTGCAATTCCTCGCCGAGATGGTGCGCACCGGCAAAAAGGCCTCTGACCTTGCGCAAAGTTTTGAGCGCGTGCCGCAGCTGCTGAAAAACGTGCGCTATGGTGACGGTCCGCTGCCGTTGGACGCTGACAACGTCAAAAAGGCAATCCGTGATGCAGAGGGTTTGTTGACCGGCAAAGGCCGCCTGTTGATCCGCAAATCGGGCACAGAGCCGTTGATCCGCGTCATGGCGGAATGTGAGGATGAGGATCTGCTGAGCCAGGTCGTCAATGGCATCGTCGCCGAGGTTGAAGCGGTCGCCTGA
- a CDS encoding dihydroneopterin aldolase, translated as MPSDIRLAFAHPSERSIATAGDTPHDRISVRDHIVEVEIGAFQAERGTTQRVQFNVVVEVIPFTGPLDDDVDRILSYDRVTEAIEYELAEERLNLLETLAERIAERILLEPQALRAFVRIEKLDRGPGALGVEIVRARRDVADHLNAVAEAVAQERPHPRVVYLSNAAIADPRLTDWLDELETRRAPLILCVGRPDLPVPQTCHKMTQRRIDLLAIEQNGWCLAARDPRAKVVATRTELDWAMRHGQICVWAPSKIVLDATEGPRFQPRDSVALAGWLAGELEACELLVIGEELPESPPVAARAVPEGAALF; from the coding sequence ATGCCCAGTGACATCCGCCTAGCCTTTGCCCACCCGTCCGAACGCAGCATCGCCACCGCAGGCGACACGCCGCATGACCGGATCTCTGTCCGCGATCATATTGTCGAGGTCGAGATTGGCGCCTTTCAGGCCGAACGTGGCACAACGCAGCGCGTGCAATTCAACGTGGTGGTCGAGGTGATCCCCTTTACCGGCCCGCTTGACGATGATGTCGACCGCATCCTGTCCTACGACCGGGTGACAGAGGCGATCGAATATGAACTGGCCGAAGAGCGGCTGAACCTGCTGGAAACGCTGGCCGAACGCATCGCCGAACGGATTCTGCTGGAACCGCAGGCGCTGCGTGCATTTGTGCGCATTGAAAAGCTGGATCGCGGTCCCGGCGCGCTGGGGGTAGAGATCGTGCGCGCCCGGCGCGATGTGGCCGATCACCTGAACGCCGTGGCCGAGGCGGTGGCACAAGAACGGCCGCATCCGCGCGTCGTCTACCTGTCAAACGCCGCCATCGCCGATCCGCGCCTGACCGACTGGCTGGATGAGCTGGAGACGCGCCGCGCGCCGCTGATCCTGTGTGTCGGACGCCCCGATCTGCCGGTGCCTCAGACCTGCCACAAGATGACCCAGCGCCGGATTGATCTGCTGGCCATCGAACAAAACGGCTGGTGCCTTGCCGCCCGTGATCCGCGCGCCAAGGTGGTGGCCACCCGAACCGAACTGGACTGGGCCATGCGGCACGGGCAGATCTGTGTCTGGGCCCCGTCCAAGATCGTACTGGATGCGACCGAGGGGCCCCGCTTTCAACCCCGCGACTCCGTCGCGCTGGCGGGCTGGCTCGCGGGCGAGCTGGAAGCCTGCGAACTGTTGGTCATCGGCGAAGAATTGCCCGAGTCTCCGCCCGTCGCGGCGCGCGCGGTGCCAGAGGGTGCTGCGCTTTTCTAA
- a CDS encoding cell wall hydrolase, translating to MNAFITALRRGLFLAAFALAAARLTTVSSPAFADPARSAQTLMTLESRALARVGTNHLKGLVTPVAPVPAAAGAVTGKSTKYDEAWIAKQPKAKGGAQWRCLAEALYFEARGETVEGLFAVSEVIINRVASKRFPSSICGVVNQGTGRKFACQFTYTCDGRPEHIDDPRSWDRVGKVARAALDGKSKGFTKGATHYHATWVSPDWSRKYTKTYAHGVHIFYRHTWRGQ from the coding sequence ATGAACGCGTTTATCACTGCCCTTCGCCGGGGCCTGTTTCTTGCGGCCTTCGCTCTGGCTGCTGCTCGTTTGACCACAGTGTCCAGCCCGGCTTTTGCCGACCCGGCCCGCAGCGCACAGACGCTGATGACGCTAGAAAGCCGCGCGCTGGCCCGTGTGGGCACCAACCATCTCAAGGGGCTTGTGACGCCTGTCGCACCCGTTCCCGCCGCTGCCGGCGCGGTCACAGGCAAGAGCACCAAATATGACGAAGCCTGGATTGCCAAACAGCCCAAGGCCAAGGGCGGCGCACAATGGCGCTGTCTGGCAGAGGCGCTGTATTTCGAGGCCCGCGGCGAAACCGTCGAAGGCTTGTTTGCCGTCTCCGAGGTGATCATCAACCGGGTCGCGTCCAAGCGGTTCCCCAGTTCGATCTGCGGTGTCGTCAACCAAGGCACCGGCCGCAAGTTCGCCTGCCAGTTTACCTACACATGCGATGGCCGCCCCGAACACATAGACGATCCGCGTTCTTGGGACCGGGTCGGCAAGGTGGCCCGCGCGGCGCTGGACGGCAAGAGCAAGGGGTTCACCAAAGGGGCCACGCACTACCATGCCACATGGGTGTCGCCCGATTGGTCGCGGAAATACACCAAGACCTACGCCCACGGCGTTCACATCTTTTACCGCCACACCTGGCGCGGCCAGTAA